Genomic window (Ctenopharyngodon idella isolate HZGC_01 chromosome 20, HZGC01, whole genome shotgun sequence):
TTGCAGCAGTGAAGCTTCAGCTGAGCAGGGTAAATATTGCACACTGTCTGACtgatgaaataattttaattatgctGCAATCAGGATGTAATCATTTTGCATTTCTGTCTCACTAACcaggtaaaagaaaaaaaggttcaagTTCCCTGAATGAACTTCAGCCTCCACCATACCGGGACAAAGACGATCTCAAGTGTGGCTCAAGGGGCCGCAGTGATTCGGCAGAGGGCAGTGGAAGTGAGGGCAGTGAAGACCCTGAGGACACAGAGAGTTACCTGAATAAGGGCTATGAAGAGGACGCACCCAGCGACAGCACAGCCGTTTTGGGCCCGGAGGTGAGCGCCTCGTCCCGTCGTTTCCGGTGTGTTCTTCTATGAGAATCCTGGCCCAACCCTCCGATGCTCTTATTCACCAATGAAACTATCAAAATCCACACACAGTGTTGTTATGTCTCCAGGAGAGCTGTTCACTTCAGTTTATGTTGTGACAAATATTtgcaagttttttgttttttaactttttcaCAAATCCCTTGTTTTTtgacattaatttttttatatataaatccaTTTCCTTTTCTTTGAGTCAAAGTGTGTTGATCCATGATAATGCTTATGCAACGCCAAACTGATAAACTAAGATGCCTGTCATCCATTTCTCcttgttttttacatttctgtctGTTTGGATTCCCATTCATTAGTGTCCTCTCTTTTAGAGACCATTGTAAAGTAATATTTTCAgctgtttattaaaatatcacttcattgtcacatgaatGAGTCATGTCACTGATGGTTTTAATTATGAGGAGCAAGGACGACAGTTCATGGATTCTCAGGCTGGGGGTTTGGTTCATTCTGGCCACATTTGGTAAGTGTGCCTTTGAGTTTGCTTGTGATTGGAGACACTGAAAGCCTGAATGCAGATATAGACTTCGTGTATTTAAAGCCAGGCTACTTCAGGCTACTCCAAAGGTCAGATTGCTTGATTTTTGGAGATAATTTTATAGTACTATATACTGTAACtctcagaactcaaaacttacTTCCCAATCCAAAAAGAGCATTTATTGAAAGTAAGATGCTAAAACAGCACGTTTCAAACTTCCACAACTTTCTgataatacatttcaaaatgtgacTATCCACAAATCAATTATGActattcagaaaaaaatgggCAGACTATTTCTAAGAGTAAGCAGGAGGGTGGAAAAACGATCATACACAATCATCAATTATTACTTAAAAGATAACTAAAAAAATCATGATATGACTTGCCTTGTCACCAACACAGGCACCCTCAAGAATTTTGAGCTGTTCATTTTTTACATGCACATCCATAAATTacatattctaaaaaaaaaaaactcccccCATTTCCCCCATCCAACCTGCCCTGTGTTTTCCTTTCTCTGGCAGGATAGCTTAATCCCACCACTTCCAGAAACATACGAACCAGAGGGATTGGGGAAATATGGCACACTGGATGTGGCCTTCGAATATGACCCTGGTGAACAACGGCTTGCGGTGACAGTGACCGCTGCCACAGATATTCCAACACTTAAGAGCACAGGGAACATTTCCTGGCAGGTCCACCTGGTTTTACTGCCCACCAAGAAGCAGAGAGCCAAGACAGGTGTGCAGAAGGGACCCTGTCCCGTCTTCACAGAAACATTTCGGTTCTCATGTGTGGAGCAGGAAGCCTTGGGGGACTATGCAGTCCGGTTCCGTCTGTACAGTGTGCGGCGCATGAAAAAAGAGAAAGTCCTAGGGGAGAAGGTGTTCTACTTAACCAAACTCAATATGCAGGGCAAGCTCGCTCTGCCTGTTACACTGGAGCCTGGCACCACAGTTCCTGTGAGCAATGTTTGTGTGCATGCAGTTTACcatagccaatcagatttcagaGTCATAACAATCCATTTTATAATGGTAATCCTGTAATGTCACTGTTCTTCAGGGCTGCGGATCAGTGGTGAGTGTCTCTCGGAGTGCGGGAGCTTTGTCGTATCGCTCCACTGGTGAATCCTCCACTCCGGAGCTTCTGCTGGGTCTTCTCTACAACGCCACCACAGGCAGACTGTCCGCCGAGGTTATTAAAGGCAGCCATTTTAAAAACTCTGCCACCGATAAACTTCCCAGTAAGAAATCCACCTGCATAATACTTTTAAAAGCAAACCTATTTCATGCATGTGCAGTCTTaatgttttttcctttttctgtgTTCTGCTTGTAATTGAACTGCTCTTTTGATCTGTCACTGTATTTTCTATCATATTCCTTTTTCTGTGTCCTGTCTTGTAGTTGGCCTGTTTTGTTGTGTAAAACACTTCATTAGTGGGCAACTGTATGTCATGAGAGGTAAGTTTATTGCCATGTCGAAATGTCAGAACCACCCATTTAACAGACTCCTTTACCTGCTGTGCTCAACTGCCTCAACATTTTACTTCCGATGCGCATTCAGTCACCTTTCATTGTACTGCAAGCTGTATCCTGTAGATCTTGTAAAATATACGccaacatttaaaaagtttagTCATAGGTCAGTagtaaatgaacattttagTCTTGCTGAAATGGTTAAGGTTTTGCTAGTTAGCATTGTCCTGTTAGCTACTGCTGGACGTTGGGTGCTTTTCAAATAGAAGGCTACATCCTAGTCATAGATATATACACTAGATATCACCTTGGCTACGGCAGTTCACTGGAACGAATGCGTCAATAGAGCCGCCATCTTGGAACAGGGAGGCCCCTCCTCTTTAATGCATCAGCGTCAATGTAGGCAAAGGtctaacagaaataaaatcaccATAAATCGTCATGAATcgtctagtttttttttttttttttggttcgtTCCAACGGTTCAGACATGTATTTATCATTGAGTCCAGAGAAAATGTAAGGTTTTGATATTAAGATAatctactttttaaaaatataatgcataGTGCTAGTAGGCCTAAGATTATTAGTCACATTCTTCCACTTGAGCAAACTTCGAATGAACTATCGCTACTTACCTTAGCCTACTGCATGCAAAATTGCTACAATGGTGTGACTATACatgttaatttaaacatttaaattgtattggtttattaaatatgatacaCAAAGCAATTTGCAGGTGGAAGCAAATCACAAATTTGAGAGGAACATAATCTGCAAATCTGGGAATCTACAAACAGATTcagattattttgtttaatgccATGTCAGCAATCAAAGCTATTTTCATGGCAAAAATTcaattacaaaaacacaaatatcatataaatacaataaaaacaaaacaaatataaacagcaagtcatattatacttttttttttttttttaattaacatatGATAAAAAAATCCAAAACCTTTTCAGGCATAATCTCATTAAATATGTCCTTAAGTGAAGTAACTTCATAAAAGAGCATTCTGCTTGTGTTTAGTCCAGGACAatctaataaaatatgtttgacAGATCAAATCTTAGACAAATCttacaaaacatacataaagTTGGGTCTTCACCTTTAAGCAAAAAACTCATCAGATACAATCGGGTTAAACAGCCAGAACCAGTATGTTTGGATAAACTTGTTCAGGTGAACGTTTTAACTTAAGACTCATCTCCGTTAGCCAAGAATGCTGACTGAAGTTAGTGTAGCATGCTAGCTGGAAATAGACGGAGACTGAACTCGGCCACACAGCGCCAGTCGGAGAAACTATTGAATAGAGACTAAATCAACTGTCCACATGTCCAACATCTTACGATGTTAACATCTAGTGTATATATCTATGCATCCTAGTAAGGCTGCATATCTCGGCTGCTACATCATCAAGAGCCACCGAAGGCCATCTAAATTTGAAGGATCCTTGGAAGGCAGCCTTCGTTTTATCGTCCTTCATTCAGCTCATTTTGAAGGATGCATCAAGTGTATCCTTCGCATCCTTCGATCACCCATAGTCCTTTGCACACATTCCAGTTCACGAAAAAGAACTGACGGAAAAGGATTTGGCACTGAGCTTGTCTGAGTTCATACatgttatcttttgttttggtgtaaattaatcacttaaagataaaaaaaaatgaaaattatcccattatttactcaccctcaagccatactagatgtatatgactatcttctttcagacaaacacaattggagatatatttaaaaaatatcctggctcttccaagctttataatggtagtgaagaggggccagattttgaagcccaaaaaattcatccatccatcataaaaataatccatacggctccagggggttaataaaggccttttgaaatgcaaagagatgcatttttctaagaaaaatatccatatttaaaaatttataaaatcaaaaaaactagcttccggcagatgaccgtacacatactgcgcaagtcgacttgcaccaAATGAGTAATTTCCTGATGCGATGTATGATGTATgatgtaggatgtaggagtagcgtaagcttcgATGTCTcccgcagttcaaacaaatagggcttggcaacaaactcaagctcttcTTCTCTTGCTCTATTCTCTTTCGCATTCACCATTACGTCatgtgtcgggtcagaggttactcttccacTGAAAATCAATGCATACAGTCGtactgccagaagctagttattatagataataaagttttaaatatggatatttttcttacataaaCCCATGTAAGAACATGTGTGATGTAGCTATGCGCACTTACTAGACTGTCTCGTTCTAGCATTTAATGTTGAGGAGGAATCTAACCTACAAGCTTCAGAAGGACTGGTCTAGGAAGGATAAAGCCTCACTAGGATGCAGCCTTCcgtttgagaagcacccattATCTTCATGTGGCTCTAgctcaagaataatttatcACATGGCATTTATGGCTCATTTGATTGGCTCATAACAAACAGACTGCAGACCTGAGTGCCCATGAGCAAAGATAGCAGATTTTTACTTGCATACTTCTGTAGGATCCCAAGCAACTGCCACTGAGAATGGCAATGTTAACAGTTAGCTTTATCTAGGTTTCTCAGTTATCTAATTAGCCAGCACATAGATCCCACAATCAGATTCTACTCTACTCAAAAGAGAAATACATTTGTGAGATTTATAGAAAGAACTAAAGTGTAGTTTCCCAGGACACATATTTCAGTGATAGAGACATGAGGGACATTTATGAGTGGTTAAAAATCAACCATTGGTGAATCATAATTTACATACTTGTACAAATTCTACTTGTACTAACTATACTGCAACCGTGATGTCAAAGTAACCATCTTGCTAACTTCATTAcccaaaaaatgcattatgacttattattcattcatttaaatgatgctttattaacaaagtttgggaggagcatgttcagataattaacctaattaacacGGGAGGAGCTTATTCAGTTAATCGACTCAGTTAGCATCaggaagtatatatatatatacagcagaCTTACTTCCATTCTAtgacagttttccagcatccctccaccatcCCATCTCCTCACTTAGAAATGTTCCTATCCCAACCTGGAatggggggagtactctgggttcgggccaaattccgagctcaGAGCCCTCCCCTCGGAAAGCATTTGTTGACAAGTTAAACACAAAagttaaagaccccctgtggtgaaagtcaagtttttaatgttgtttataccAGGATTGGACAATGAAACTTTAGACcgcaataatttattattatggtGTAGGACCACCTTTCGCGGCCAATTCAGCATCAATTTGTCTTGGGAATGACAAATACAAGTTCTTCACAGTGGCCAGAGGAATTTTGAGACATTCCACTTCCAGAACAGTGGCCAGGTCATTAtgtgatgctggtggaggaaaacATTTCCTGACTTGCTTCTCCAAAAACACCTCAAAGTGGCTTGATAATatttagatctggtgactgtgcagGCCATGGGAGACGTTCAattcactttcatgttcatcaaaccattctgtcaccagtcttgctgtgtgtattgGTGCATTATCATCCTGATGCATGGCCCCACCGTCAGGGTTGAGTGTTTGAACCATTGGGTGCACATGGTCCTCAAGAATGGTTCGGTAGTCCTTGGCAGTGACGTACCCATCTAACACAAGTAGTGGGCTATTATATTCAGCCCAAACCATTACTGATCCACGCAACAGTCCGGCTTCTCCACACCGTAACTCCCACAGATGTGGAAAAGACAGTGAAggtggactcatcagagaacaatacatgATTCATattgtccacagcccaagatttgCACTGTTGGCACCAATGAAACCGACATTTTGGCATTAGCATGAGTGACCAAAGGTTTGGCTAAAGAAGCCCGACCATGACTCTGTGGAGCTCCCGATgaacagttttggtggaaacaggagttgagttgggcagctgtgtttttatgtttttggatACAATCCGGGTCAGTACCCAGACATCCctttcagacagcttcctcttGCATCAACAGGAAGCACACCTTTTGGTGTGGTTTGTCCTATGTGTGTGTCTGGTGACATTACCCTGGATACAATAGCTCTCgatacaccacaaagacttgctGTCCTGGTCAGAGATTGAACTCTGATATGTCTTCCATTATGTTGTgtggattgcaatattttatgatGGAATGTAGAatcagttaaaggattagttcactttcaaatgagatcctagatgtatatgattttcttctttctaatgaaaacagtcggagaaatattaataaatatctggacgcatccaagctttataatggcagtgagcgggatcaacaagtatgagctgaagaaagtgcttccatccacatccatccatcataaacgtttACTCCACACggtccatatttaacaagttatgaagtaaaatatctagcttccgccagactgcttTCCATATTCTACTCGTGAAGAAAgagtaacgcctctcgcagttcaaaacgctatgtcctacgccttctcTATTCACCATACGGAAAACCTTAACTGACACgacgccagttccattttttacgtaatttgaatacaaaaggcggtctggcggaagctagatattttacttcataacttgttaaatatggatatttttttcacacaaacgcatcgcttcagaaggcctttattaaccccagcCCAAAtccatcagtcaacaccattgagTATTTGTCTGCAGTGTACCAAAAACCACCCGTTTTCTACCGTCACAAACATGTAACCAGTCCCATTAACTTGCGGGCCGGGGCTTTTCTCCACTGACTTGTGAAGGGGAACAtggtttttgtaacattaacaacacattattagctgtttgataacatagacgtcaagccaaaggctaatcatatcaattaccGTTATTTGTCCAACGTTGTAGCGATACATAAAacgcattaccattctgatacattGACTTGTAGGCGACCCAGTGTAATtcactcttcttcttctgagtttctggttcaaacatggctgaattaaaccaatatttccacTATTTCCATTGTATAGCGTTTACTACAGTTGACCGTGTGGATGAGGTAGTCCGAGCtggtgtgattgagtggaggGTCCAATTTGCATTTTCACTGTTATCTGGGTATTGATTGCCATGTGCTACGATTTGGCATTTGCTCTAATCTGGTATACTATATATGCAAAATTATGAATCACCCAACATCTTCATGACTATGTTAGGAGTAGCGTACTATCAtactactattactattgcTGCAGCATAAAGTATGTATATTGTGCATAGCATGAAAATGAATGTGTGATGAGGTGATAAACATTGTGAGGTCATCTGATAATATAGCATACTACTGTAATGTTTATCATGTACGCAGTATACGGCACAGTATTCAGTAAATAGTAAGCTAGTATTCCTTTCTGAACATAGCCCGTGTTTGACTTTTTGCATGAGCTCAACATCACCACCAGGGGATGCTAACTCACTTTTTCCCTTCCCATTCCATCAGACACTTATGTGAAGCTAACAATGCTGGACTCTAAAGGGAAAGAGATGTCCAAATGCAAGACCTCAGTCTGCCGTGGCCAGCCGAACCCAACCTACAAAGAGACATTTGTCTTCCAGGTGGCACTATTCCAGCTATCTGAGGTCACCCTGCAGGTGTCGGTGTACAGTCGGCGGAGCAGCATGAAGAGGAGAGAGCGGGTGGGTTGGGTTGCTCTGGGCCTCAACAGCACCACAGAGGAACAAGAGGAGCACTGGACCCAAATGAAAGAGTCAGAGGGACAGCAGGTCTGCCAGTGGCACACGCTCCTTGATCCATAGGGGGAGCAGTGAAACAATGTAATTTGGTTTTTGGCCATCTGTTCAGTACAGGtgtgtccagtcctgctcctggagggccactgtccagcAAAGTTTACCTTCAACCCCAAtgaaacacacctgaaccagctaatcatggtcttactaggcattttagaaacttccaggcaggtgtgttgaggcaagttggagctaaacctTGGACACCCCTGACTTTAGTAGGAGTTAGTATGAGTAAAAATTAAAGGGTTCATacttaattaaacattaaatccTAATTTATTTcttcatgtcgctccaaaccccagtttcttccatggaacacaaagggagaaattttaaagaatgttcatTCTCTTTCAATTTAAGCACTTTGGAacttttcaaactttaaaaaGGACACTATGTGTATAAAAGTAATATGACACCTGGAATGATCAGATCATTGAGTCAGCGAGTTCATGAAATAATCATTCAGTTGATGTCAAGATTATCAATGAATAATAACTTAAATTGcaatctgttcatcacataAAGCCATCTTTGGGCTTCAGAAGACTGttaatttgggaaaaaaaataatttgaagtaCTATTTTTGGAGTTGGACAGGCCTTATTTAGGCAATTTGGAATTtgggtttggaatggcatggacgtgagtaaattatgacagaatgtttgatttttgagtgaactatttcGAAAGAAGTAGGTGTAAAGTCGCAGTTTCATTAGCAAAACATCAGCAAAATTGCGCGGGCAAAGTAGTTCTATTGTTCATCGTCAATGCATGAAGCACTGCTTAGTAGTCACTTCTAAAACAAGCAGCTTTATATTGGTAAACGTGGCAAATCTGCATCCAATGCAAAAATATGAATCCAATGTGGGGAATTCGATTCATGTGCTCTTCAAGCTAAATTCCCAATCGCGTTGATTACTACATTTCGCCCGTGGAATTTCTTCTAAAGGTAAATGCGACCACACCTTAATTTGAACTGTACAGGACTCCTCCATGTTGGAGGTGCTGTTTACCTCTTAGTGACTGAGACTGTTTTCCTCAGGATAGCAGTAATGGAGCTGctgttttttgcagtgttgagaaAAGTGACGGACTGAAAAAAGACGCCTTATGAATAACTATACAGAACTGACCAACTGCCATTGGCACTGCCATCTGTACCAATTGTTTATTCACATCAGAGCATAACTACAACTGTACTGTTGACAGTTGCATAAGCATTCAAACAACTTGAGGTTTTGCCTTTTTACTTGActtgcaaatatgcaaatacaaAATATGCACTGCATGGTAACAGCTAAAGCATCAAGAGaaacattcataataaatatagGACCAAAGTGCAAGATCACATACATAATTCTGTTTTATGAAGGGATATAAGGACTTTATCACACCAGCAATGttgcaaaatatttaacatGAAAATGTACAAGTAGGGCTGCTTAAGACTGTCTAAATGTAACTAAATTAACTGATGTCTAAATGTTACTAATGCATATTTGAGTAATTTAACTCATTTTTATCATCTGTTTTCATATTGTGGAAGCAAATGCTGCATTATGTAGAGTTGTGGCCGAAAGTTTTGAGAATGacacaaatattaattttcacaAAGTCTGGTGCTTCAGTGTTTTTAGATCTTTTTGTCAGATGTTACTATGGTATACTGAAGTATAATTCCAATTATTGACaattacattaaagggttagttcacccaaaaatgaaaattctgtcattaattacttaatgacagtgtcattccacacccataagaccttcattcatcttcagaacacaaattaagatatttttgataaaatccgattgctcagtgaggcctgcatcaccagaaagacaattaacacttacattgcccagaaagctactactaagacgtatttaaaacagttcatgtgactacagtggtttaaccttaatgttatgaagcgacaagaatactatttgtgcaccaaaaaaacaaaataatgactttattcaacaatatctagtgatgggcgatctcaaaacacagcttcatgaagcttcaaagctttacgaatcttttgtttcgaatccgaggttcggagcgtgaaagtcacgtgatttcagtaaacgaggcttcgttatgtcataagtgtttcgaaatttcaatggtttgcgtgactttggcagtttgactcacgctccaaaccactgatttgaaacaaaagattcgtaaagcttcgaaagCTTCATGcagcagtgttttgagatcgcccatcactagatatttttgaataaagtcgttatttgttttttttttctttagtagctttctgggcatctgaaagtgttaattatcttgctgtcaatggaggacttactgagccatcagattttatcaaaaatatcttaatttgtgttccgaagatgaacaaaggccttacgagtgtggaacgacatgagggtgagtaattaatgacagaattttcatttttgggtaaactaatcctttaagtttatGCAAAGAGTCAATATTTGCAGTGTTGACCCTTCTTTTTCAAGACCTCTGCAATTCGACCATTTATGTGTGGGGTTGCTTCTCAACCAAGGGTGTGGGCTCACTCACAATTTTGCCAAAGAACACAGCCATGAATAAAGAATGGTACAAAAACATCCTCCGAGAGCAACTTCTCGatccaaaaacagtttttgtggtGACGAACAATGCCTTTTCCAGCATGATGGAGCACCTTGCCATAAGGCAAAAGTGATAACTAAGTGGCTTAGGGAACAAAACATCTAAATTTTGGGTCCATGGTCAGGAAACTCCCCAGAACTTAATCCCATTGAGAACTTGTGGTCAATCCTCAAGAGGCGGACAAACAAAAACCCACAAATTCTGACAAACTCCAAGCATTGATTATGCAAGAATGGGCTGCCAGTAGTCAGGATGTGGCCCAGAAGTTGATTGACAGCATGCCAGGGTGAATTGCAGAGGTCTTGAAAAAGAAGGTTCAACACTGCAAATATTGACTCTTTTCATATACTTAATGTAATTATCAATAAAAGAATGCTTGGGATTATACTTCAGTATACGATAGTAACATCTGACAAAAAGATCTAAAAACACTGAAGCAGGAGACTTTGTGAGAATTAATATTTGTGTCATTCTCAAAACTTTTGGCCACAACTGTATATGTTAACGCTGATTCGGGTTCATTTTTAATCTTTGAAAActgtaaacatttaataaaatcaaaatgaaaaactcATGCTATCATTAGTAATGTTGTGAACTTTACTATGCTTGGAAAAACAACTTTACAGTTAACTGATAATAATggaattcaaatgtgcttttatACTTTATCTTATGGAGAAGATGTActggatatatatttttagaaatttaaatgcaaatgggAAGGACTTAACTAAAGAAGAACTTGGTTGTTCATCATGCTCAGTCTAATACAGTAACTTATTTCATCACTTCTGCCAACAGACCGGATGTGGTTTGGAAACAGCAGATAGAGGCATACTgacaaaaaatacttttttattatcaaaagttgcatataaaacaaaatagaaaatatagaCGTTTATCAAAAAGAATGAATTCTTGACCAAAATCCATAATCAGTCAGGTGGTAAGATTGAGTTACATCCCATAACACATCTTTCATTAAGAAATCTTTCATGAGGAGGCAATTTTCTGGAAGCCTGAGTAGGTGCTTCTTCAGTAGGCCCATGTTTAAACATCCAAAGTGCAAGTTGAACAGCCACAGAACTGCTACAGCATTCAAGACAGCAGGTATGCTCAAGAATTCATAATACATGAACTACATGGCATGCTATCTGCAGTGTGCAAATATTGCAAAAACAACCTAcaacatttgccaaaatgttCAGTACAATGAAACAACACTGTGTggaatactgtatcccacaatgcagtgAGATCAACTTGATCTTTCATTTCCAGTTTGACTGGAAATAAACTTGAAGcactataaaacacaaaatcGAACAGctctttcttaaagggatagttcacccaaaaatgaaaattatgtcatcatttactcaccctcacattgttccaaacctgtatacatttctttgttttgctgaaggcaaaggaagatattttgaagaatgttaatAACCAAATAGATCTGGGGCACCATTCACTTccatagtattattttttccctactatggaagtcaatggtgccccagatcTGCTTGGtcacaaacattcttcaaaatatcttcctttgtgttcaacagaacaaagaaatttatacaggtttgtaacaacttgaaggtgagtaaatgatgacagaattttcatttttgggtgaactatcccttttaataGTTCAGACTGTCAAAATGtactgtttgtttatataaaatgggtaaaaaaaaaaaatcataaatgatAACTGGATGAAACTCACCGATTTATACATACAATTTATACAAAACACAGCATTATATTTGTATTGCCTGctgtttcacaatatttttaaagagaGGTTCCAGGTTCAATagaactttaaagggttagttcacccaaaaatgaaaataatgttctacaccagtaagaccttcattcctctttggaacacaaattaggatatttttgatgaaatccgatggctcagtgaggcccacattgagagcaaagccactgaacctctcaagttccattaaggtactaaaaacatttaaaacagttcatgtgagtacagtggttctaccttaatattataaagcgacgagaaagaggtttggtagctttgctctcaatagaggcctcgctgagccatcggatttcatcaaaaatatcttaatttttgttccgaagataaacgaaggtcttactggtgtagaatgacatgagggtgagtaataaatgacattattttcatttttgggtgaactaaccctttaaggtaatGTAAACTTCtattccatctatctatctatactaAATAGGGATATAAACATAGACATAATCTTAacttaatatttaattgattCCCTGTAAAACACTGCAACGGtatcaaaacattgctctgtttgaGCATCCCGACACAGCAGTATTGGCTCAACCAATAGCATAAGTTCAGGGCAGGGCTATCTAGTTGTTCAATCAAGCCACAAGTAGTGTTTGTGAAACCTgcttgaaaagtcattattttcgTAATTCCTTTGGTGTCGCTAGTGGTCCAGCAATGACATCTAAGCTTAAGTTGTATTAACTTAAATAGCTCATATTCAGTATATACTACTGCACATTTAG
Coding sequences:
- the syt14b gene encoding synaptotagmin-14b isoform X1 encodes the protein MAFFKSFQQSLPSVSSLLDTVSNTVSTAVDDLSSAVSDVTYTVSDQLTEQVNTIINKVQTEEDEKKEAEGSSDEVQKERRNSKLKRQETESNAADTDGEGRKSRKSKKNSMWTIEVDEEEIKREKERQEEARKAEEDEWEWCYAPSKGWYRKRRDPNQPQNSSQSTDNQKENSDQASQKEESAAQEESASLSSKHKNEGDNHNENANGMHPNDSLEEQDSHEMSGDPVTSASKYEKNGEHSSVEEDDNSERCKKTTQSKGRRKDRNEEDEDEASCEEGKTSKQKKKGKVYSDEEQEEGTQDSKSKSSKSKAKKDKEGKDGGCPDKGSSESEDETPKRHKDSSSHQQRSGWRNRDAENEDCSSEASAEQGKRKKGSSSLNELQPPPYRDKDDLKCGSRGRSDSAEGSGSEGSEDPEDTESYLNKGYEEDAPSDSTAVLGPEDSLIPPLPETYEPEGLGKYGTLDVAFEYDPGEQRLAVTVTAATDIPTLKSTGNISWQVHLVLLPTKKQRAKTGVQKGPCPVFTETFRFSCVEQEALGDYAVRFRLYSVRRMKKEKVLGEKVFYLTKLNMQGKLALPVTLEPGTTVPGCGSVVSVSRSAGALSYRSTGESSTPELLLGLLYNATTGRLSAEVIKGSHFKNSATDKLPIGLFCCVKHFISGQLYVMRDTYVKLTMLDSKGKEMSKCKTSVCRGQPNPTYKETFVFQVALFQLSEVTLQVSVYSRRSSMKRRERVGWVALGLNSTTEEQEEHWTQMKESEGQQVCQWHTLLDP
- the syt14b gene encoding synaptotagmin-14b isoform X2, giving the protein MAFFKSFQQSLPSVSSLLDTVSNTVSTAVDDLSSAVSDVTYTVSDQLTEQVNTIINKVQTEEDEKKEAEGSSDEVQKERRNSKLKRQETESNAADTDGEGRKSRKSKKNSMWTIEVDEEEIKREKERQEEARKAEEDEWEWCYAPSKGWYRKRRDPNQPQNSSQSTDNQKENSDQASQKEESAAQEESASLSSKHKNEGDNHNENANGMHPNDSLEEQDSHEMSGDPVTSASKYEKNGEHSSVEEDDNSERCKKTTQSKGRRKDRNEEDEDEASCEEGKTSKQKKKGKVYSDEEQEEGTQDSKSKSSKSKAKKDKEGKDGGCPDKGSSESEDETPKRHKDSSSHQQRSGWRNRDAENEDCSSEASAEQGKRKKGSSSLNELQPPPYRDKDDLKCGSRGRSDSAEGSGSEGSEDPEDTESYLNKGYEEDAPSDSTAVLGPEDSLIPPLPETYEPEGLGKYGTLDVAFEYDPGEQRLAVTVTAATDIPTLKSTGNISWQVHLVLLPTKKQRAKTGVQKGPCPVFTETFRFSCVEQEALGDYAVRFRLYSVRRMKKEKVLGEKVFYLTKLNMQGKLALPVTLEPGTTVPGCGSVVSVSRSAGALSYRSTGESSTPELLLGLLYNATTGRLSAEVIKGSHFKNSATDKLPNTYVKLTMLDSKGKEMSKCKTSVCRGQPNPTYKETFVFQVALFQLSEVTLQVSVYSRRSSMKRRERVGWVALGLNSTTEEQEEHWTQMKESEGQQVCQWHTLLDP
- the syt14b gene encoding synaptotagmin-14b isoform X3, with protein sequence MAFEGGGRSCGVHELICARRVSPELLGVLSSIAFFMAVIALFFLYLSSKLSVESPSSDLPRFEGFNKDLQDGGCPDKGSSESEDETPKRHKDSSSHQQRSGWRNRDAENEDCSSEASAEQGKRKKGSSSLNELQPPPYRDKDDLKCGSRGRSDSAEGSGSEGSEDPEDTESYLNKGYEEDAPSDSTAVLGPEDSLIPPLPETYEPEGLGKYGTLDVAFEYDPGEQRLAVTVTAATDIPTLKSTGNISWQVHLVLLPTKKQRAKTGVQKGPCPVFTETFRFSCVEQEALGDYAVRFRLYSVRRMKKEKVLGEKVFYLTKLNMQGKLALPVTLEPGTTVPGCGSVVSVSRSAGALSYRSTGESSTPELLLGLLYNATTGRLSAEVIKGSHFKNSATDKLPIGLFCCVKHFISGQLYVMRDTYVKLTMLDSKGKEMSKCKTSVCRGQPNPTYKETFVFQVALFQLSEVTLQVSVYSRRSSMKRRERVGWVALGLNSTTEEQEEHWTQMKESEGQQVCQWHTLLDP